In Streptomyces sp. NBC_00878, a single window of DNA contains:
- a CDS encoding SpoIIE family protein phosphatase, which produces MTSHNEASDDSPGYPFDETATARAVIDGDGILVEWNEGARRLLGHASAEVVGRPAANLLAPDAGAVRPPPAGHRWNDTLALRHRDGRTLHVWLLAHRRRPELGDHSGWLVVTPLDNGGPPVEDDVLAGRFLDQSPCATAIFDERLRLRRVNAVMAESMALPEERIRGLRLPEIGGMPQNEELERHMVQVLLTGRRDDVETYLGSRDGARARAWLARLAPLTDAEGRVLGVCLSAHDFSQQYLARERLQIVNEASVRIGSTLDVTRTAQELADVCVPALADFISIDLLDPPERGGEPYSGPVPAPVSLRRAAHRSVNPGNPEAVVKLGQVDVYPASSPQADSLVAGRTIVATDPASTLADWLAWDPARRERVKELGIHTTMAVPIQARGATLGVAVFTRFRRPAPFTDDDVLLAEEVTARAAVCIDNARRFSRERETAIALQRSLLPRTLPRTAAVEAASRYLPAARAGVGGDWFDVIPLSGMRVAMVVGDVVGHGVQASATMGRLRTAVRTLADIDLAPDELLTHLDDLVVRLSEEAGSEGTTGEVGATCLYAVYDPVTRVCTLARAGHPPPLMLPPDSSPEEIDVPSGPPLGVGGLPFESIELRLPEDTVLALYTDGLLESPDRDPDESRAVLSQALARGSGSLDETCHDILQSLLPPTGASDDVALLLARTKGLPTSQVATWDIPADPALVGPIRKQAVQQLDTWELSEAAFTTELVVSELVTNAIRYGERPIRLRLIHDDTTLIFEVSDSSHTAPHLRRAKTFDEGGRGLLLVAQLTQRWGSRHTPEGKTIWAELALGED; this is translated from the coding sequence ATGACGAGCCACAACGAAGCCTCGGACGACAGCCCGGGGTACCCGTTCGACGAGACCGCCACGGCGCGGGCCGTCATAGACGGCGACGGCATCCTCGTCGAATGGAACGAGGGCGCTCGGCGCCTGCTCGGCCATGCCTCCGCCGAGGTCGTGGGCCGGCCCGCGGCGAACCTGCTGGCCCCGGACGCCGGAGCCGTACGCCCCCCGCCGGCCGGCCACCGCTGGAACGACACCCTCGCGCTGCGGCACCGGGACGGCCGGACCCTCCACGTATGGCTGCTCGCGCACCGACGGCGTCCCGAGCTCGGCGACCACAGCGGCTGGCTCGTCGTGACCCCGCTGGACAACGGCGGGCCGCCGGTTGAGGACGACGTCCTCGCCGGCCGGTTCCTGGACCAGTCACCCTGCGCCACCGCGATCTTCGACGAGCGGCTGCGGCTGCGCCGGGTCAACGCGGTGATGGCCGAGTCGATGGCCCTCCCGGAGGAGCGCATCCGCGGGCTGCGCCTCCCCGAGATCGGCGGCATGCCGCAGAACGAGGAGCTTGAACGCCACATGGTCCAGGTGCTCCTGACCGGGCGGCGCGACGATGTGGAGACGTACCTGGGCTCCCGGGACGGGGCCCGCGCGCGGGCATGGCTGGCCCGGCTGGCGCCGCTCACAGACGCCGAGGGCCGGGTCCTCGGCGTCTGTCTGTCCGCCCATGACTTCAGCCAGCAGTACCTCGCCCGGGAGCGCCTCCAGATCGTGAACGAGGCGAGCGTCCGTATCGGCTCCACGCTCGACGTCACCCGTACGGCCCAGGAGCTGGCCGACGTCTGCGTGCCCGCGCTCGCCGACTTCATCAGCATCGACCTCCTGGACCCGCCGGAACGCGGCGGCGAGCCGTACAGCGGACCGGTGCCCGCCCCCGTGAGCCTGCGCCGCGCCGCCCACCGGTCGGTGAACCCCGGCAATCCGGAGGCCGTGGTCAAACTGGGCCAGGTCGACGTCTACCCCGCGTCCTCACCCCAGGCCGACTCCCTGGTGGCCGGCCGGACCATCGTGGCCACGGATCCCGCGAGCACGCTGGCGGACTGGCTCGCCTGGGATCCGGCCCGCCGCGAGCGCGTCAAGGAGCTCGGCATCCACACGACGATGGCCGTTCCGATCCAGGCCCGCGGGGCGACGCTGGGCGTCGCCGTCTTCACCCGGTTCCGACGCCCCGCCCCCTTCACGGACGACGACGTCCTGCTGGCGGAGGAGGTCACGGCCAGGGCGGCCGTCTGTATCGACAACGCCCGCCGTTTCTCCCGCGAGCGCGAGACCGCGATCGCCCTGCAGCGCAGTCTGCTGCCCCGGACGCTGCCGCGGACGGCCGCCGTCGAGGCGGCCTCGCGCTATCTGCCCGCGGCACGGGCCGGAGTCGGCGGCGACTGGTTCGACGTGATCCCGCTGTCGGGGATGCGTGTCGCCATGGTCGTCGGGGACGTCGTCGGCCACGGGGTCCAGGCCTCCGCCACCATGGGACGGCTGCGGACCGCCGTCCGCACGCTCGCCGACATCGACCTGGCACCGGACGAACTGCTGACCCACCTCGACGACCTCGTTGTCCGGCTCTCCGAGGAGGCGGGCAGCGAGGGAACCACCGGCGAGGTGGGGGCCACCTGCCTGTACGCCGTCTACGACCCGGTCACCCGCGTCTGCACGCTCGCCCGGGCGGGCCATCCGCCACCGCTGATGCTGCCGCCGGACAGCTCACCCGAGGAGATCGACGTACCGTCGGGGCCTCCGCTGGGCGTGGGCGGGCTGCCGTTCGAGTCGATCGAGCTCAGGCTCCCCGAGGACACCGTGCTCGCCCTCTACACCGACGGTCTGCTCGAGAGCCCCGACCGTGACCCGGACGAGAGTCGCGCGGTGCTGAGCCAGGCGCTGGCGCGCGGCTCGGGCTCCCTCGACGAGACCTGCCACGACATCCTCCAGTCGCTGCTCCCGCCGACCGGCGCGTCCGACGACGTGGCGCTGCTGCTCGCCCGGACGAAGGGGCTGCCGACCTCGCAAGTGGCGACCTGGGACATCCCCGCCGATCCCGCCCTCGTCGGCCCGATCCGCAAGCAGGCCGTCCAGCAACTGGACACCTGGGAACTGAGCGAGGCGGCGTTCACGACCGAGCTGGTGGTGAGTGAACTCGTCACCAACGCCATCCGGTACGGCGAGCGCCCCATACGGCTGCGGCTGATCCACGACGACACCACCCTGATCTTCGAGGTGTCGGACTCCAGCCACACCGCGCCGCACCTGCGTCGCGCCAAGACGTTCGACGAGGGCGGCCGCGGTCTGCTTCTGGTCGCCCAGCTCACCCAGCGCTGGGGCAGCCGTCACACCCCCGAGGGCAAGACGATCTGGGCGGAGCTGGCACTGGGCGAGGACTGA
- a CDS encoding ricin-type beta-trefoil lectin domain protein — MSDATPSNSATSGSLFDVADERLTADLKRGAGKKPAQYPAGELLSRHWVPVFSYARLCTNGAQYAGMLTTAAFTRLFGESVRHTGPKSAWRPQLLVTVRRIAGEWDADKRRELLHPELRSDPYDKVRATARLLPPENRRLVSRAFHRLPESARCVLWHAEVEAEELAVPARLLGLDVEDAYAALERARQLLRQNCLEHHRELAPDEECRRYSRLLDVSLRPGGRICPDLRQHMAGCLHCQSTADQLNQSDGRLAGLLAEGVLGWAAQRYLDSRPGRRARRVETGSGPVVSVAPWAGDGAGHRTGIGQRPGAGSGSAPGTGYQPGAGSGSGPGTGHQPGAGSGSGPGSGYQPGTGVGHRPGTGTGSGSGFGYQPGAGFGPGPGTGLQSGTGSWSGPGSGRPPGTGRPLDAELDSDADSVWGPSPRQGVAPSGTGSRPGSDARSDTGTHPAGSARPGAGAGAGAGAGVGVGPSTDPDPVTGSHLATGSPVGTGHDQGVGSQTGTAHDPAVGSHRAVGRVPAAASFTDAGPRHAVRLPPHPDTRPGEPGRRSPRRRNLALAVLVVSGCVLVPLALWSGGGDAGQTSASDTGAASAEPDAGPTRIGTGGADTGTVGGRLRNVGSGDCLGIADGRAAAGAEVVLATCSSSERQQWSYESDGLLRSLADKDLCLDSRLASSVRLGPCDGEKGRVSVHYDLTLEGNLVPLGRPNLALAPVSGEEETGLVLKTRNEGKAQRWEIDTSVDSLQMEWITSYTNSDTAKPQPVPSPDPTPTSASPTPSQAPPTPRPTTPAPAPSWCFGYYCGSGGYGGGGYDGGHDGYGGGGWDGHDGDGDGGGGGGHGDGGR, encoded by the coding sequence GTGAGTGACGCGACCCCGTCGAATTCCGCCACATCCGGAAGTCTGTTCGATGTGGCGGACGAACGGCTCACGGCAGATCTGAAGCGGGGCGCGGGCAAGAAGCCCGCTCAGTATCCCGCCGGGGAACTGCTCTCCCGGCACTGGGTACCCGTGTTCTCGTACGCCCGGCTGTGCACGAACGGTGCACAGTACGCCGGAATGCTCACCACCGCCGCATTCACCCGGCTCTTCGGCGAATCTGTGCGGCATACCGGACCGAAGTCGGCGTGGCGACCGCAACTGCTGGTCACCGTACGCCGAATAGCGGGCGAATGGGACGCGGACAAACGCCGGGAGCTGCTCCATCCCGAGTTGCGGTCCGACCCGTACGACAAGGTCCGGGCCACGGCACGGCTTCTCCCGCCGGAGAACAGACGGCTCGTTTCCCGCGCGTTCCACCGGCTGCCGGAGTCCGCCCGCTGCGTTCTGTGGCATGCGGAGGTCGAGGCCGAGGAACTCGCGGTACCGGCCCGCCTGCTCGGACTCGACGTGGAGGACGCCTACGCCGCGCTGGAACGAGCGAGGCAACTGTTGCGCCAGAACTGCCTGGAGCACCATCGCGAACTCGCCCCGGACGAGGAGTGCCGCCGCTACAGCCGACTGCTGGACGTCTCGCTCCGGCCCGGCGGCAGGATCTGCCCCGACCTGCGGCAGCACATGGCCGGCTGCTTGCACTGCCAGTCCACGGCCGACCAGCTGAACCAGTCGGACGGCCGCCTCGCCGGTCTCCTGGCCGAAGGCGTACTCGGGTGGGCGGCCCAGCGGTACCTCGATTCCAGGCCTGGCCGCCGGGCCCGGAGGGTGGAGACGGGGTCGGGTCCTGTGGTGTCGGTGGCTCCGTGGGCGGGCGATGGCGCGGGACATCGGACGGGCATTGGGCAGCGACCGGGCGCAGGTTCGGGTTCGGCGCCGGGCACGGGGTACCAGCCGGGCGCCGGTTCCGGTTCGGGTCCGGGTACGGGGCATCAGCCGGGTGCAGGCTCCGGTTCGGGTCCGGGCTCGGGATATCAGCCGGGCACGGGCGTGGGGCATCGGCCGGGCACCGGCACAGGCTCCGGTTCGGGCTTCGGGTATCAGCCAGGCGCCGGGTTCGGGCCCGGTCCCGGCACTGGGCTTCAGTCGGGTACCGGTTCCTGGTCTGGTCCGGGCTCCGGTCGACCGCCGGGTACCGGCCGTCCGTTGGACGCCGAGCTCGACTCGGACGCCGATTCCGTCTGGGGTCCCAGTCCTCGGCAGGGTGTCGCCCCCTCGGGCACGGGCTCCCGCCCGGGCTCCGACGCTCGCTCGGACACCGGAACCCACCCGGCTGGTAGCGCCCGCCCTGGTGCTGGTGCTGGTGCTGGTGCTGGTGCTGGTGTCGGTGTTGGCCCGAGTACCGATCCGGACCCGGTGACCGGGTCTCACCTGGCTACCGGTTCCCCAGTGGGTACGGGCCATGACCAGGGCGTCGGCTCCCAGACGGGTACGGCACACGACCCGGCTGTCGGCTCCCATCGGGCCGTCGGCCGGGTGCCGGCCGCAGCCTCATTCACCGACGCGGGTCCGCGTCACGCCGTGCGGCTTCCCCCGCATCCGGACACCCGCCCGGGCGAGCCCGGCAGGCGCTCCCCGCGTCGACGCAACCTCGCCCTGGCCGTACTCGTCGTAAGCGGATGCGTGCTCGTGCCGTTGGCTCTGTGGTCCGGTGGCGGCGACGCGGGGCAGACGTCCGCCTCGGATACCGGAGCGGCGTCGGCGGAACCCGATGCCGGGCCGACCAGGATCGGCACCGGCGGCGCGGATACCGGCACTGTCGGTGGGCGGCTCCGCAACGTCGGGAGCGGCGACTGCCTCGGGATCGCCGACGGCAGGGCGGCCGCGGGCGCGGAGGTCGTCCTCGCCACCTGTAGTTCCTCGGAGCGCCAGCAGTGGTCGTACGAGAGCGACGGCCTGCTGCGCAGCCTGGCCGACAAGGATCTGTGCCTCGACTCCCGGCTCGCCTCCTCCGTCAGGCTCGGCCCGTGCGACGGCGAGAAGGGTCGGGTGTCCGTCCACTACGACCTCACCCTTGAGGGAAACCTCGTGCCCCTGGGGCGACCGAATCTCGCGCTGGCACCCGTTTCGGGGGAGGAGGAGACGGGGCTGGTCCTCAAGACCCGTAACGAAGGCAAGGCCCAGCGCTGGGAGATCGACACCTCGGTCGACTCGCTCCAAATGGAGTGGATCACGTCGTACACGAACAGCGACACGGCGAAGCCGCAACCCGTCCCGAGCCCGGATCCCACCCCCACGTCGGCGTCTCCCACGCCTTCCCAGGCGCCCCCGACTCCCCGGCCCACGACACCCGCACCCGCTCCCAGCTGGTGCTTCGGCTACTACTGCGGGTCCGGCGGCTACGGAGGAGGCGGCTACGACGGCGGCCACGACGGGTACGGCGGCGGAGGCTGGGACGGCCACGACGGCGACGGTGACGGAGGTGGCGGGGGAGGTCACGGAGACGGCGGCCGGTGA
- a CDS encoding glycoside hydrolase family 9 protein, which produces MLTFPHVHRRPTRRRTRKRTTTALLTAALLCGGLALAPGATGLPSTVLPSVADPAATATTPVRVNQAGYLPDGPKRATVVTSAARPLTWQLRSASGAVTASGRTVVHGADAASGEATHTVDFSAYRRSGSGFVLVVDGQNSAPFDIRADLYDSLRSDAMAFFYHQRSGTPIEASLVGPAYARPAAHIGVAPNQGDTNVPCQAGVCDYTQDVRGGWYDAGDHGKYVVNGGISAWLLVDSFARAERAGTESALGDSTLRISERGNGVPDVLDEARWELDFLMRMQVPDGKPYAGMAFHKIHDAAWTGIPTRPELDSQPRELHRPSTAATLNLAATAAQCARVFRPYDSAYAKRCLRVARTAWTAAKANPALYAPESDSTGGGPYNDTQVTDDFYWAATELYAATGERAYRNAVTSSPWHTSSGALTPTGFNWADTAALGRLTLATVPNGLPASDIRRVRASVTAAADGHLAMMAGQGYAVPIPANGYVWGSNSQVTNNAIVMATAYALTGRQRYRAGVLESMDYLLGRNTLNLSYVTGYGDTYARNQHHRFWANQYDASLPNPPAGSLAGGPNSGLQDPVAQEHLPGCSPAACYIDDIGSYSTNEVTVNWNAPLAWLAAFAAERCPPRD; this is translated from the coding sequence ATGCTCACGTTCCCGCACGTGCACCGCCGCCCCACGAGACGCCGTACGAGAAAACGCACGACGACCGCCCTGCTGACGGCTGCCCTGCTCTGCGGCGGGCTGGCTCTCGCGCCAGGTGCGACCGGGCTGCCGTCGACCGTGCTGCCGTCCGTGGCGGACCCGGCCGCCACCGCGACGACACCCGTTCGGGTCAACCAGGCGGGCTATCTGCCGGACGGTCCCAAGCGCGCCACGGTGGTCACCTCTGCCGCCCGGCCGCTGACCTGGCAGTTGCGCAGCGCGTCGGGCGCCGTGACCGCCTCCGGCCGGACCGTCGTACACGGCGCGGACGCGGCATCGGGCGAGGCGACCCACACCGTGGACTTCTCCGCGTACCGGAGGTCGGGCTCGGGGTTCGTCCTCGTGGTGGACGGGCAGAACAGCGCGCCCTTCGACATCCGCGCGGACCTCTACGACAGCCTGCGCTCGGACGCGATGGCGTTCTTCTACCACCAGCGCAGCGGCACACCGATCGAGGCCTCGCTGGTGGGTCCCGCCTATGCGCGACCGGCCGCGCACATCGGCGTCGCCCCGAACCAGGGCGACACGAACGTGCCCTGTCAGGCGGGGGTGTGCGACTACACCCAGGACGTGCGGGGCGGCTGGTACGACGCGGGCGACCACGGCAAGTACGTCGTCAACGGCGGGATCTCCGCCTGGCTGCTCGTCGACTCCTTCGCGCGGGCCGAGCGGGCGGGGACCGAGTCCGCGCTCGGTGACTCGACCCTGCGGATCTCCGAGCGCGGCAACGGGGTCCCGGACGTGCTGGACGAGGCACGCTGGGAGCTCGACTTCCTGATGCGGATGCAGGTGCCGGACGGCAAACCGTACGCCGGTATGGCCTTCCACAAGATCCACGACGCGGCCTGGACGGGCATCCCGACCCGCCCCGAACTGGACTCCCAGCCGCGCGAGTTGCACCGCCCGTCCACCGCGGCCACGCTCAACCTCGCCGCCACGGCGGCGCAGTGCGCGCGTGTCTTCAGGCCGTACGACTCCGCGTACGCGAAGCGGTGTCTGCGCGTGGCCCGCACGGCGTGGACCGCGGCGAAGGCCAACCCCGCGCTGTACGCCCCGGAGTCGGACAGCACGGGCGGCGGCCCCTACAACGACACCCAGGTCACGGACGACTTCTACTGGGCGGCGACCGAGCTGTACGCGGCGACCGGGGAGCGTGCCTACCGGAACGCGGTCACCTCCTCGCCCTGGCACACCTCGTCCGGCGCGCTCACGCCGACCGGCTTCAACTGGGCCGACACCGCGGCGCTCGGCCGACTGACCCTGGCGACCGTGCCGAACGGGCTGCCCGCCTCCGACATCAGGCGCGTGCGCGCGTCCGTGACCGCCGCGGCCGACGGACACCTCGCCATGATGGCGGGCCAGGGCTACGCGGTGCCCATCCCCGCGAACGGGTACGTGTGGGGTTCCAACAGCCAGGTCACCAACAACGCGATCGTCATGGCCACCGCCTACGCGCTGACCGGCCGACAGCGGTACCGCGCCGGGGTGTTGGAGTCGATGGACTACCTGCTGGGCCGCAACACCCTCAACCTCTCCTATGTCACCGGCTACGGCGACACGTACGCCCGCAACCAGCACCACCGGTTCTGGGCGAACCAGTACGACGCCTCGCTGCCGAACCCGCCGGCGGGTTCCCTCGCGGGCGGCCCCAACAGCGGTCTGCAGGACCCGGTGGCGCAGGAGCACCTGCCCGGGTGCTCCCCCGCGGCCTGCTACATCGACGACATCGGCTCGTACTCCACCAACGAGGTGACGGTCAACTGGAACGCCCCGCTGGCCTGGCTGGCGGCCTTCGCCGCCGAGCGCTGCCCGCCGCGCGACTAA
- a CDS encoding helix-turn-helix domain-containing protein: MPVRADQLPEPAAPSPPPGLVTVGRFDQHPGYSVSRPGGADSWLFIWTTGGEGRLAQGAAETDAGARDLVVLGPDVPHHYAVARGARHWAFWWAHCQARPTWTDWLRPYALGDRLYAVTPVPDGVRARLESAFRRMLADARWTGEGPPPEDEPEDGRVAVAHGTTARELALCSLESVVLLATATARGEPNRSGLDVRIRQAEALIAADPGAPHTVESLAAGVSLSASRFAHLFTQQLGRSPMRALLAARLLHAARLLEATDLPVERVAAASGFSSPFHFNRVFRQRYGAPPGAYRAGLRR; encoded by the coding sequence ATGCCTGTGCGTGCTGACCAGTTGCCCGAGCCTGCTGCCCCGTCCCCGCCGCCCGGCCTGGTGACGGTCGGCCGCTTCGACCAGCATCCCGGCTACAGCGTCAGCCGGCCGGGGGGCGCCGACAGCTGGCTCTTCATCTGGACCACCGGCGGTGAGGGCCGGCTGGCCCAGGGAGCAGCGGAGACGGATGCGGGCGCGAGGGACCTCGTCGTCCTCGGCCCGGACGTGCCCCACCACTACGCGGTCGCACGGGGCGCGCGGCACTGGGCGTTCTGGTGGGCGCACTGCCAGGCACGGCCGACCTGGACGGACTGGCTGCGGCCGTACGCGCTCGGGGACCGGCTGTATGCCGTCACACCGGTCCCGGACGGCGTGCGGGCACGACTGGAGTCGGCGTTCCGGCGGATGCTCGCGGACGCCCGGTGGACCGGTGAGGGGCCGCCACCGGAGGACGAGCCCGAGGACGGCCGCGTCGCCGTGGCCCACGGAACCACCGCCCGCGAGCTCGCCCTCTGCTCGCTGGAGTCGGTCGTCCTCCTCGCCACCGCCACGGCACGAGGGGAACCGAACCGGTCCGGCCTCGACGTACGGATCCGGCAGGCCGAGGCGCTCATCGCGGCCGACCCGGGCGCCCCGCACACCGTGGAATCCCTGGCCGCGGGGGTCTCGCTCTCGGCATCCCGCTTCGCGCACCTCTTCACCCAGCAGCTCGGCCGGTCCCCGATGCGGGCACTGCTGGCCGCCCGCCTGCTGCACGCCGCGCGGCTTCTGGAAGCCACCGACCTGCCGGTGGAACGGGTCGCCGCGGCCTCCGGCTTCAGCAGCCCGTTCCACTTCAACCGCGTCTTCCGGCAGCGCTACGGCGCCCCGCCCGGCGCGTACCGGGCCGGGCTCCGCCGCTGA
- a CDS encoding phytanoyl-CoA dioxygenase family protein: protein MTVTGRGTKADAGAEALTGPGAGAGGDVVRRFEEDGFTVARGLFGSGEIDALCAEFDVLHAGGPVPGHFEPRATGTTGPADPLHAYPRVMNPHRVNDLALRHLLEPRLRDILELLLGEEVLAAQSMFYFKPPGARGQALHQDNFYLRVEPGTCVAAWVACDVIDRENGGLEVVPGTHRMDVFCPEEADEGLSFAREYVPPPPGLSAVPVDMEPGDVLFFNGSLVHGSQPNRTTDRFRRSYIGHYVGRSAERIGRFYPTLSMSGEPVPLRESEGAGPCGTEFEPTGPH, encoded by the coding sequence ATGACAGTCACGGGCAGGGGCACGAAAGCGGACGCGGGCGCGGAGGCGCTCACGGGCCCGGGCGCGGGCGCGGGCGGGGACGTCGTCCGGCGTTTCGAGGAGGACGGCTTCACTGTGGCGCGCGGGCTGTTCGGCTCGGGCGAGATCGACGCGCTGTGCGCCGAGTTCGACGTGCTGCACGCCGGCGGACCGGTTCCCGGGCACTTCGAACCCCGCGCGACCGGGACGACGGGCCCGGCGGACCCGCTGCACGCCTACCCCCGGGTCATGAACCCGCACCGCGTCAACGACCTGGCCCTGCGCCACCTCCTCGAACCCAGGCTGCGGGACATCCTCGAACTCCTCCTGGGCGAGGAGGTGTTGGCGGCGCAGAGCATGTTCTACTTCAAGCCACCGGGCGCCCGCGGGCAGGCACTGCACCAGGACAACTTCTATCTGCGGGTGGAGCCGGGTACGTGTGTGGCGGCCTGGGTCGCCTGCGATGTGATCGACAGGGAGAACGGCGGCCTTGAAGTGGTCCCCGGCACCCACCGCATGGACGTGTTCTGCCCCGAGGAGGCCGACGAGGGGCTGTCGTTCGCCCGCGAGTACGTACCGCCGCCGCCCGGACTGTCCGCCGTGCCGGTCGACATGGAGCCGGGGGACGTCCTGTTCTTCAACGGCAGCCTGGTGCACGGCTCCCAGCCCAACCGCACCACCGACCGCTTCCGCCGCTCGTACATCGGCCACTACGTGGGCCGCTCCGCGGAGCGCATCGGCCGCTTCTACCCCACCCTGTCGATGAGCGGGGAGCCCGTCCCGCTGCGGGAGAGCGAGGGCGCGGGCCCGTGCGGCACGGAGTTCGAACCGACGGGCCCGCACTGA
- a CDS encoding HAD-IA family hydrolase — MNIPCEGLLFDNDGVLVDSDLGVDQAWSQWARARGLSADKVTAMVHGRRSADTVALLVPDPGERTAALAEIDRLEIEAAATTTALPGALGLLTSLPRGSWAVVTSGVTALARARIAAAGLPLPPVLITADDVSHGKPAPDGYLAAAGKLGADPARTVVFEDSAAGAEAGAAAGAYVIGVGPRGLDTGAPVVVRDLRGLTWHDGVLDLGAAELLRS, encoded by the coding sequence GTGAACATCCCCTGCGAGGGCCTCCTGTTCGACAACGACGGCGTACTGGTCGACTCCGACCTGGGCGTCGACCAGGCATGGAGCCAGTGGGCCCGCGCCCGTGGCCTGTCCGCCGACAAGGTCACCGCCATGGTCCATGGCAGGCGCTCCGCCGACACCGTGGCGCTGCTGGTGCCCGACCCCGGGGAACGGACCGCCGCCCTCGCCGAGATCGACCGCCTGGAGATCGAGGCGGCGGCCACCACGACCGCGCTGCCCGGCGCCCTCGGCCTGCTGACGAGCCTGCCGCGGGGCAGTTGGGCCGTGGTGACCTCCGGAGTCACCGCGCTCGCCCGGGCCCGTATCGCCGCCGCGGGGCTGCCCCTGCCGCCCGTGCTCATCACCGCGGACGACGTCAGCCACGGCAAACCCGCCCCCGACGGCTATCTGGCCGCCGCCGGAAAGCTGGGCGCGGACCCGGCGCGCACGGTCGTCTTCGAGGACAGCGCCGCCGGTGCCGAGGCGGGGGCCGCGGCCGGGGCGTACGTCATCGGCGTCGGGCCGCGCGGCCTGGACACCGGCGCCCCCGTCGTCGTACGCGATCTGCGCGGGCTGACCTGGCACGACGGCGTACTCGACCTGGGCGCTGCGGAGTTGCTGCGCTCCTGA